In Methanocaldococcus lauensis, a single genomic region encodes these proteins:
- a CDS encoding 4Fe-4S binding protein: protein MKKKIFYWTDSEHINKPVISDTILNTGVKINILKAKVEPQEAFLILELFGSKEQIENALKYLSKFGEIEEISKVIKRDLEKCVHCGCCITQCPLNVIYLDEDYNVVFKEEECVGCKNCMKACPFKAIEIIE from the coding sequence ATGAAGAAAAAAATATTCTATTGGACAGATTCCGAGCATATAAATAAACCAGTTATCTCTGACACTATTTTAAATACCGGAGTGAAAATAAATATTTTAAAAGCAAAAGTAGAGCCTCAAGAGGCATTTTTAATATTAGAGTTATTTGGTAGTAAGGAACAAATTGAAAATGCATTAAAATATTTATCAAAATTTGGAGAGATTGAAGAAATTTCTAAAGTTATAAAAAGAGATTTAGAAAAATGTGTTCATTGCGGATGCTGTATAACACAATGTCCATTAAATGTGATTTATTTGGATGAAGATTATAATGTAGTTTTTAAAGAAGAGGAATGTGTTGGATGTAAAAACTGTATGAAAGCCTGTCCATTCAAAGCTATTGAGATTATTGAATAA
- a CDS encoding UbiX family flavin prenyltransferase produces the protein MKIIVCITGASGVIYAKRLLEVLKDKVEVDLIISNSAKKIIRKELNIDWKELIKFATNYYENDDFFSPIASGSNKFDAVIVIPCSMKTLSAIANGYSSNLIVRVCDIALKERRKLIIMPREMPLNSIHLENMLKLSNLGAVIMPPIPAFYHKPKNIDDIVNFVVGRVLDILGIENNLFKRWGE, from the coding sequence ATGAAAATTATAGTTTGCATAACCGGAGCAAGTGGCGTTATCTATGCAAAGAGATTGTTAGAAGTTTTAAAGGATAAAGTAGAAGTAGATTTAATTATATCAAACTCAGCAAAAAAAATAATTAGAAAGGAGTTAAATATTGATTGGAAAGAGTTAATAAAATTTGCCACAAATTATTATGAAAATGATGATTTTTTTTCACCAATTGCCTCTGGCTCTAATAAGTTTGATGCAGTCATAGTTATTCCTTGCTCAATGAAAACACTATCAGCAATTGCTAATGGATATTCATCAAATTTAATAGTTAGAGTTTGTGACATTGCTTTAAAAGAGAGAAGAAAATTAATTATTATGCCCAGAGAAATGCCATTAAATAGCATACATTTAGAAAACATGCTAAAATTGTCAAACTTAGGGGCTGTAATAATGCCTCCTATTCCAGCGTTTTATCACAAACCAAAAAACATTGATGACATAGTTAATTTTGTTGTTGGAAGAGTTTTAGACATTTTAGGAATAGAAAATAATTTATTTAAAAGATGGGGTGAATAA
- a CDS encoding homocysteine biosynthesis protein codes for MKTIQEINEKIKKGEAVVVTAEEMIKIVEEEGSKRAADYVDVVTTGTFGAMCSSGVFINFGHSDPPIKMLKIYLNNVEAYGGLAAVDAYIGASQPNEDPDIDINYGGAHVIEDLVRGKEIELYAEGYTTDCYPRKDVNVKISLKDVNQAIMVNPRNCYQTYAAATNSREEKIYTYMGILLPEYSNVHYSGAGQLNPLQNDYDPQTKSYNTIGIGTRIFLGGGVGYIIGEGTQHNPPFGTLMVKGDLKTMDPKFVRAATMPRYGSTLYIGIGVPIPVLNEKIAERCAIKDEDIEVPIYDYGVPRRDRPLVAKTNYKELRSGKITLRVNIDGKEVEKTVKTGPVSSYKMAREVAETLKKWILDGRFLLTERVDTLGRAECKPMKSPITLVRDILSKPPIVAPSNITIMEAAKILIEHNINHLPIVDEYGKLIGIITSWDIAKALAQNKKTIEEIMTRNVITAYENEPVDHVAKKMSEHNISGVPVVDENRIVVGIITSEDISRLFGGKK; via the coding sequence ATGAAAACAATTCAGGAAATTAACGAAAAAATTAAAAAAGGAGAGGCAGTTGTAGTAACGGCGGAAGAGATGATAAAAATCGTAGAAGAGGAAGGTAGCAAAAGAGCGGCTGATTATGTTGATGTTGTAACTACAGGAACTTTTGGAGCAATGTGTTCATCTGGTGTATTTATAAACTTTGGACATTCGGATCCTCCTATAAAGATGCTAAAAATATATTTAAACAATGTTGAAGCGTATGGTGGTTTAGCGGCTGTTGATGCATATATTGGAGCTTCTCAACCAAATGAAGATCCTGATATTGATATCAATTATGGAGGAGCACATGTCATAGAGGATCTCGTTAGAGGAAAGGAAATTGAACTATATGCAGAAGGATATACAACAGACTGCTATCCAAGAAAAGATGTAAATGTTAAGATTAGTCTAAAAGATGTTAATCAGGCTATTATGGTAAATCCAAGGAATTGTTATCAAACATACGCGGCGGCAACAAACAGTAGAGAGGAGAAAATTTATACTTATATGGGAATACTACTTCCAGAATACAGTAATGTTCATTACTCAGGGGCTGGACAACTAAATCCTCTACAAAATGACTATGATCCTCAAACTAAGTCTTATAATACAATAGGTATTGGGACAAGAATATTCTTAGGAGGAGGAGTTGGATATATAATAGGAGAAGGGACTCAACATAATCCTCCATTTGGGACATTGATGGTAAAAGGAGATTTAAAAACAATGGATCCAAAATTTGTAAGAGCCGCTACAATGCCAAGATATGGAAGCACATTATATATTGGAATTGGTGTTCCAATACCTGTTTTAAATGAAAAAATTGCTGAAAGATGTGCAATTAAAGATGAAGATATTGAAGTGCCAATTTATGATTATGGAGTTCCAAGGAGAGATAGACCATTAGTAGCAAAAACTAATTATAAAGAGTTGAGAAGTGGAAAAATAACTTTAAGGGTTAATATAGATGGAAAAGAAGTTGAAAAAACTGTAAAGACTGGGCCAGTATCAAGTTATAAAATGGCAAGGGAAGTTGCTGAAACATTAAAAAAATGGATTTTAGATGGAAGATTTTTATTAACTGAAAGAGTTGATACCTTAGGAAGAGCCGAATGTAAGCCAATGAAATCTCCAATTACTTTAGTTAGAGATATACTAAGTAAGCCACCAATAGTTGCGCCAAGTAACATAACAATAATGGAAGCTGCTAAAATCCTAATTGAACACAATATAAACCACTTACCAATAGTTGATGAGTACGGTAAATTAATAGGAATTATAACATCTTGGGATATTGCCAAGGCATTAGCACAAAACAAAAAAACAATTGAGGAAATTATGACAAGAAATGTAATTACCGCCTATGAAAATGAGCCTGTTGATCATGTAGCTAAAAAAATGAGTGAGCATAACATTTCAGGAGTTCCAGTTGTTGATGAAAATAGAATAGTTGTAGGAATTATTACATCAGAAGATATTTCAAGACTATTTGGGGGGAAAAAATGA
- the hflX gene encoding GTPase HflX translates to MEGEKIKAILILRKDHKNDNKSMEELVELASVLYEPVETVIQIRKPDPKYQIGCGLVEKLSKKIREKNIDIVIFGNKLTPSQKYNLAKKFKVEVIDKIELVLRIFYKHARTKEAQLQVRLAELQYELPRAREKVRLAKMGEQPGFGGYGDYEVEKYYQKIKREIVNIKRKLEKVKEHRKITRKSREKFDTVGLIGYTNAGKTSLLNALTGERKEAKNQVFTTLTTTTRAIKHIKRKILVTDTVGFIDDLPPFMIEAFLSTIEESANSDVILIVVDASDEIDEIRRKLKVCHEILSKINCKSPIITVFNKVDKITEEKKKLILEKLDRYIVNPIFVSAKYHININKLIDMIMDKLNLSIGTIETDNPKLVSYLYENTEIIEDIIDDNKHIITFRAKERDVNRILKVSN, encoded by the coding sequence ATGGAGGGAGAGAAGATTAAGGCAATCTTAATTTTAAGAAAAGATCATAAAAATGATAATAAAAGTATGGAGGAATTGGTAGAATTGGCAAGTGTTCTTTACGAACCTGTGGAAACAGTAATTCAAATAAGAAAACCAGACCCAAAATATCAAATTGGTTGTGGATTAGTAGAAAAGTTATCTAAAAAAATTAGAGAAAAAAATATTGACATTGTTATATTTGGAAATAAATTAACTCCATCACAAAAATACAACTTGGCAAAAAAATTTAAAGTAGAGGTTATTGACAAAATAGAACTTGTTTTGAGAATATTCTATAAGCATGCGAGAACTAAAGAGGCACAACTACAGGTTAGATTGGCAGAGTTGCAGTATGAACTACCAAGGGCGAGGGAAAAGGTAAGATTGGCTAAGATGGGAGAACAACCAGGGTTTGGTGGTTATGGAGATTACGAAGTTGAAAAATACTATCAAAAAATAAAAAGAGAGATAGTTAATATAAAAAGAAAATTAGAAAAGGTTAAGGAGCATAGAAAAATAACAAGAAAAAGTAGGGAAAAATTTGATACTGTTGGATTAATTGGATACACAAATGCAGGGAAAACAAGTTTATTGAATGCTTTAACTGGAGAAAGAAAAGAAGCAAAGAATCAAGTTTTTACAACATTAACTACAACTACAAGGGCTATAAAGCATATTAAGAGAAAGATATTGGTTACTGATACTGTTGGTTTTATAGATGATCTACCACCATTTATGATTGAGGCGTTTTTATCTACAATAGAGGAAAGTGCAAATAGTGATGTAATATTAATTGTTGTAGATGCCTCTGATGAGATTGATGAAATTAGAAGAAAGTTAAAGGTATGCCATGAAATTTTAAGTAAAATTAACTGTAAGTCTCCTATAATAACCGTATTTAATAAAGTAGATAAAATAACTGAAGAAAAAAAGAAGTTAATTTTAGAAAAGTTAGACAGATACATTGTAAATCCTATATTTGTGTCTGCAAAGTATCACATAAATATAAATAAATTAATTGATATGATTATGGATAAGTTAAATCTTTCAATTGGAACAATAGAGACGGATAATCCTAAATTAGTATCTTACTTATATGAAAACACTGAAATTATTGAGGATATTATAGATGATAATAAGCATATTATAACATTTAGAGCAAAAGAAAGAGATGTAAATAGAATTTTAAAAGTATCTAATTAA
- a CDS encoding signal recognition particle protein Srp54: MLDKLGESLNKALNKLKMATFVDKKLIKEVIKDIQRALIQADVNVKLVLKMSKEIERRALEEKTPKGLSKKEHIIKIVYEELVKLLGEEAKKLELDPKKQNVILLVGIQGSGKTTTAAKLARYIQKRGLKPALIAADTYRPAAYEQLKQLAEKINVPIYGDESKNKSPIDIVKEGMNKFKKADVLIIDTAGRHKEEKGLLEEMKQIKEIANPDEIILVIDGTIGQQAGIQAKAFRDAVGEIGSIIVTKLDGSAKGGGALSAVAETKAPIKFIGIGEGIDDLEPFDPKKFISRLLGMGDLDSLLEKAENIIDEKTEESIDAIMKGKFTLNELLYQLEALENMGSMKKILSMIPGFGGAMPKELSNLTESKIKKYKVIISSMTKEERENPKIIKSSRIRRIARGSGTSEKDVREVLRYYEITKNAVDKLRKGKMLKIGGPLGQVLRQLMYRDI, encoded by the coding sequence ATGCTCGATAAATTAGGAGAGAGTTTAAATAAGGCATTAAATAAATTAAAAATGGCTACATTTGTTGATAAAAAATTAATAAAAGAGGTTATTAAGGACATTCAAAGGGCTTTAATTCAGGCTGATGTTAATGTAAAATTAGTTTTAAAGATGAGTAAGGAGATTGAAAGAAGAGCCTTAGAGGAAAAAACTCCAAAAGGTTTATCTAAGAAGGAGCATATTATAAAAATTGTTTATGAAGAATTAGTTAAGTTGTTGGGAGAGGAGGCAAAAAAATTAGAGTTAGATCCAAAAAAGCAAAATGTTATTTTATTGGTTGGTATTCAGGGTAGTGGTAAGACAACTACTGCCGCAAAGTTGGCAAGATATATTCAAAAAAGAGGATTAAAGCCTGCATTAATAGCGGCAGATACATATAGACCAGCGGCGTATGAGCAATTAAAACAACTGGCTGAAAAAATCAATGTTCCTATATATGGGGATGAAAGTAAGAATAAATCACCAATAGATATTGTTAAAGAAGGAATGAATAAATTTAAAAAGGCAGATGTTTTAATTATAGATACTGCTGGAAGACATAAAGAGGAAAAGGGTTTATTAGAAGAGATGAAGCAAATTAAAGAAATAGCCAATCCAGATGAGATTATCTTAGTTATAGATGGAACTATTGGACAACAGGCTGGAATTCAGGCAAAGGCATTTAGAGATGCAGTTGGAGAAATTGGTAGTATTATAGTTACTAAATTAGATGGTTCTGCCAAAGGGGGAGGGGCTTTAAGTGCAGTTGCAGAAACAAAAGCTCCTATAAAGTTCATTGGAATTGGAGAAGGGATAGATGATTTAGAGCCTTTTGATCCTAAAAAGTTTATATCAAGACTGTTAGGAATGGGAGATTTAGATAGTTTATTAGAAAAGGCGGAAAATATAATTGATGAAAAAACTGAGGAAAGTATAGATGCAATAATGAAAGGAAAATTTACATTAAATGAACTTTTATATCAATTAGAGGCTCTTGAAAATATGGGATCAATGAAAAAAATTTTAAGTATGATCCCAGGATTTGGAGGAGCAATGCCTAAGGAACTATCAAATTTAACAGAATCTAAAATAAAAAAGTATAAGGTAATTATAAGCTCAATGACAAAAGAGGAGAGAGAAAATCCAAAGATAATTAAATCTTCAAGAATTAGAAGAATAGCAAGAGGTTCTGGAACTTCTGAAAAAGATGTTAGGGAAGTTTTAAGATATTATGAAATTACAAAAAACGCAGTTGATAAATTAAGAAAGGGTAAAATGCTCAAAATTGGAGGACCATTAGGACAAGTTTTAAGACAGTTAATGTATAGAGACATTTAA
- a CDS encoding helix-turn-helix domain-containing protein, whose amino-acid sequence MKDFKADVVVEYKGKVITPNQIKLLKSLQKTKSQNEASKLLNINPSSFNIQLKRLEKKLGVKLYYSTPNGTILTEDGLKILEIYEFSKKRLNNKFFTVSGFVSGEIAKILFENPIITSFDNALKLLKLNFVDILGVDDSYWVFRLNDERFLKSEFGNFDFNIFLVVYDHFVMVSKKEFNYKNLVGVRYSSHRIVYNILKKEGINFKVKIRTKNPFKAIELVNEGYSLFLNESLLKYVDDNLNIEYPKFYEKTIHGINFISLNREIKIDKDYIKKIKKLGFKYECI is encoded by the coding sequence ATGAAAGATTTTAAAGCAGATGTTGTTGTAGAATATAAAGGGAAGGTAATAACTCCAAACCAAATAAAACTTTTAAAATCTTTGCAAAAAACTAAATCACAGAATGAAGCGTCTAAATTGTTAAATATAAATCCTTCCTCTTTTAATATTCAGTTGAAAAGGTTAGAAAAGAAATTGGGAGTTAAACTATATTACTCTACTCCAAATGGGACTATTTTAACTGAGGATGGATTAAAAATTTTGGAAATTTATGAATTTAGTAAAAAAAGATTAAATAATAAATTTTTTACAGTTTCAGGATTTGTTAGTGGAGAAATTGCCAAAATATTATTTGAAAATCCAATAATAACATCTTTTGACAATGCCTTAAAACTATTGAAATTAAACTTTGTAGATATATTGGGAGTTGATGACAGTTACTGGGTTTTTAGATTAAATGATGAAAGATTTTTGAAGTCAGAGTTTGGAAATTTTGATTTTAACATATTCTTAGTTGTCTATGACCACTTTGTGATGGTTAGTAAAAAAGAGTTTAACTACAAAAATTTAGTAGGAGTTAGATATAGTTCTCATAGAATAGTTTATAATATCTTAAAGAAAGAAGGAATAAATTTTAAAGTAAAAATTAGGACTAAAAATCCTTTTAAGGCAATAGAGTTGGTTAATGAAGGTTACAGTTTATTTTTAAACGAAAGTTTATTAAAATATGTTGATGATAATTTGAATATAGAATATCCTAAATTCTATGAAAAAACTATACATGGAATAAACTTTATAAGTTTAAATAGGGAGATAAAAATAGATAAAGATTACATTAAAAAAATAAAAAAATTGGGTTTTAAATATGAATGTATTTGA
- a CDS encoding class I SAM-dependent methyltransferase produces MNVFDKYAEEYDRWFDENPLIYNAEIECLKRHIPKGKGLEIGVGTGRFAKPFNIKIGVDISKEMAKIAEKRGIKVIISSGENLPFNDEEFDFVLINTVLEFVEDPKKALEEAKRVLKKGGKIVIGIIDKDSYLGKIYEEKKKKSKFYKDAKFLSAKEVIEFLKELKFKNIKATQTLFEDEYRKYEIKEGYGEGGFVAISAYK; encoded by the coding sequence ATGAATGTATTTGATAAATACGCTGAGGAATATGATAGATGGTTTGATGAAAACCCTTTAATTTACAATGCAGAAATTGAGTGTTTAAAGAGGCATATACCAAAAGGTAAAGGTTTAGAAATTGGTGTAGGCACTGGAAGATTTGCAAAACCATTTAATATAAAGATTGGAGTAGATATATCAAAAGAAATGGCTAAGATTGCTGAAAAAAGAGGAATAAAAGTAATTATTAGTAGTGGAGAGAATTTACCTTTTAATGACGAAGAATTTGACTTTGTATTAATAAATACTGTTTTGGAGTTTGTAGAAGACCCTAAAAAAGCTTTAGAGGAGGCTAAGAGAGTTCTAAAAAAGGGAGGGAAAATTGTAATAGGAATCATAGATAAAGATAGTTATTTAGGGAAAATTTATGAGGAAAAAAAGAAAAAAAGTAAATTTTACAAAGATGCAAAATTTTTATCTGCAAAAGAAGTTATAGAGTTCTTAAAAGAACTAAAATTTAAAAATATAAAGGCAACTCAGACACTTTTTGAAGATGAATATAGAAAATATGAGATTAAAGAAGGTTATGGAGAAGGTGGATTCGTAGCAATATCTGCCTATAAATGA
- a CDS encoding DEAD/DEAH box helicase: protein MEKVLNVLKDFGIKELRPPQKKALDRGLLNNKNFLISIPTASGKTLIGEMALINHLLDENKKPTGKKGIFIVPLKALASEKYEEFKNKYEKYGLRVALSIGDYSEEEDLSNYDLIITTAEKLDSLWRHKIPWINDVSVVVVDEIHLINDESRGGTLEILLTKLKELDIQIIGLSATIGNPEELAEWLNAELIVDDWRPVELKKGIYKEGVIEYLNGSCKRIKVENNDIYSLVVDCIKDGGCCLIFCNTKKGAVNEAKKLNLKKFLTDEEKMKLKDIAEEILSILEPPTEMCKTLAECILNGVAFHHAGLTYQHRKIVETAFRERLIKVICCTPTLCLNANTEILQESGFKKITELNKNEKVFALCGKEIKPVSGWKVHKTPQHEYNIVIKTVNGLEITTTPNHIFLVKNGKEICEKEARELKVGDYVATVDKIRIKEKDIGLSNGDLYFIGYFIGDGYTGVIEKNVFKGCPDLAFNPKYPPNFDDSELHKKYFLKCRISKGVAHYRYSKKLRKIFNKLNLLTKDNKNIDAFCNLPLEKLSYFIAGLFDSDGYIDLNRKNIEFYSISEKLIKKLQFVLLRFGIHSSIRKKKTKCKDIYVLTIRDFISIKRFYENIPLRHKEKRRKLEEIIKSKEIAKIWCDCGFKVDLTMFKPRTKHQEELNKKRVKLLFELLNGKKLVTNYKDYYSKRKNSHFDFIIREKVGGNRKGVYYSLNDKGRILMNLLNENIKDKKNLEEMYNFLANLEKCPVCGKPIHKEMRHSWKKECYDGDIYWSKIKEIKKIKVNDKYAYDIELPDDGSNSHYIVANGFIVHNSAGINLPCRRVIVKDLTRYTNRGLRYIPIMEVQQCIGRAGRPGLDPYGEGIIIAKGDRDYLRAYQILTQKPEPIYSKLSNQHVLRTQLLGLISTGYIKDEYDLESFIKNTFYAYQYGNLREVAKNIYEVINFLEENEFIVDFVPTELGKKISELYIDPLSAKYIIDGLKEMEKEEDLYYLYLVSKTLEMMPNLRVYRSEEFDLISEMEYFGIKNFDIEDLEAFKTAKMLYDWINETPEEKILKKYKIEPGILRYKVENAVWIMHALKEIAKILNKNTDIPEKLEIRLEYGAKEDIIELLNIKYIGRVRARKLYNAGIKSIDDIINNPSKVAQIIGEKITKKILNELGVKYEQQKLL from the coding sequence ATGGAAAAAGTTTTAAATGTTTTGAAGGATTTTGGTATAAAAGAACTTAGACCTCCTCAAAAAAAGGCATTAGATAGAGGACTTTTAAATAATAAAAATTTTTTAATTTCTATCCCAACTGCCTCTGGAAAAACGCTAATTGGAGAAATGGCATTAATAAATCATCTTTTAGATGAGAACAAAAAACCAACTGGTAAAAAAGGAATATTTATAGTTCCATTAAAGGCATTAGCATCAGAAAAATATGAAGAATTCAAAAATAAATATGAAAAGTATGGTTTAAGAGTAGCGTTATCAATTGGAGATTACAGTGAGGAGGAAGATTTAAGTAATTACGATTTGATTATAACCACTGCAGAAAAACTTGACTCTCTTTGGAGGCATAAAATTCCTTGGATTAATGATGTTTCAGTTGTAGTTGTTGATGAAATTCATTTAATCAATGATGAATCAAGAGGAGGAACTTTAGAGATTTTATTAACTAAATTAAAGGAATTGGATATTCAAATTATTGGCTTGTCTGCCACAATTGGTAATCCTGAGGAATTGGCAGAATGGTTGAATGCTGAACTTATAGTTGATGATTGGAGACCAGTTGAGTTAAAAAAGGGAATTTATAAAGAAGGAGTTATAGAGTATTTAAATGGAAGTTGTAAGAGGATAAAAGTTGAAAATAATGATATATACAGTTTAGTAGTTGATTGTATAAAAGATGGAGGTTGTTGTTTAATATTTTGTAATACGAAAAAAGGGGCGGTTAATGAAGCAAAAAAATTAAATTTAAAGAAATTTTTAACAGATGAAGAAAAGATGAAATTAAAGGATATTGCTGAAGAGATTTTATCAATATTAGAACCACCAACTGAAATGTGTAAAACCTTGGCTGAATGCATTTTAAATGGAGTAGCATTTCATCACGCTGGTTTAACCTATCAACATAGGAAAATTGTTGAAACTGCTTTTAGAGAGAGGTTAATTAAGGTTATTTGCTGTACTCCTACACTCTGTTTAAATGCAAATACTGAAATATTACAAGAAAGTGGATTTAAAAAGATTACAGAATTGAATAAAAATGAAAAGGTATTTGCATTGTGTGGAAAGGAAATAAAACCAGTTAGTGGATGGAAAGTTCATAAAACTCCACAGCATGAGTATAATATTGTTATAAAAACAGTAAATGGATTAGAAATTACTACAACTCCTAACCATATATTTTTAGTAAAGAATGGAAAAGAGATTTGTGAAAAAGAAGCAAGGGAGTTAAAAGTTGGAGATTATGTGGCAACTGTTGATAAGATAAGAATTAAGGAGAAAGATATTGGTTTATCTAATGGAGACCTTTACTTCATTGGATACTTTATAGGTGATGGCTACACAGGAGTTATAGAGAAAAATGTGTTTAAAGGCTGTCCTGACCTTGCATTTAATCCAAAATATCCACCAAATTTTGATGACTCTGAACTTCACAAAAAATATTTTTTGAAATGTAGGATATCAAAAGGTGTTGCTCATTATAGATATTCAAAAAAGCTAAGAAAAATTTTTAATAAATTAAATTTACTCACAAAAGATAACAAAAATATTGATGCATTTTGTAATCTTCCGTTGGAAAAGTTATCATACTTTATTGCAGGATTGTTTGATAGTGATGGATATATAGACTTAAATAGAAAAAATATTGAGTTTTACTCAATATCTGAAAAGCTTATCAAGAAGTTGCAGTTTGTATTGTTAAGATTTGGGATTCACAGTAGTATTAGAAAAAAGAAAACTAAATGTAAAGACATTTATGTATTGACAATTAGAGACTTTATAAGTATAAAAAGATTTTATGAAAATATTCCACTAAGGCATAAGGAAAAAAGAAGAAAATTGGAAGAAATTATAAAAAGTAAAGAAATTGCCAAGATATGGTGTGATTGTGGATTTAAGGTAGATTTGACTATGTTTAAGCCAAGAACCAAACATCAGGAAGAACTAAATAAAAAACGAGTAAAATTACTTTTTGAACTATTGAATGGTAAAAAATTGGTTACCAACTATAAAGATTATTATTCAAAAAGAAAAAACTCACATTTTGATTTTATTATAAGAGAGAAAGTAGGTGGAAATAGGAAGGGAGTATATTATTCTCTAAATGATAAAGGTAGGATTTTAATGAATCTTCTTAATGAAAATATAAAAGATAAGAAGAATTTAGAAGAAATGTATAACTTCTTAGCAAATCTTGAAAAATGTCCAGTTTGTGGCAAACCAATCCACAAAGAGATGAGGCATAGTTGGAAAAAAGAATGTTATGATGGAGATATATATTGGAGTAAAATTAAGGAAATTAAAAAAATAAAAGTAAATGACAAATATGCCTATGACATAGAACTTCCTGATGATGGAAGTAATAGCCATTATATTGTGGCAAATGGTTTTATAGTGCATAATTCTGCTGGAATAAATTTGCCTTGTAGAAGGGTAATAGTCAAAGATTTAACGAGATATACAAATAGAGGTTTAAGATACATTCCAATTATGGAAGTTCAACAGTGCATAGGCAGAGCTGGAAGACCAGGATTAGACCCTTATGGTGAGGGAATAATTATAGCAAAAGGTGATAGAGATTATTTGAGGGCGTATCAGATATTAACCCAAAAGCCAGAGCCAATATATTCAAAACTGTCAAATCAACATGTTTTAAGAACTCAACTTTTAGGATTAATATCTACTGGATATATTAAGGATGAGTATGATTTAGAATCGTTTATAAAAAATACATTTTATGCTTATCAATATGGAAATTTAAGAGAGGTTGCTAAAAATATTTACGAAGTGATTAATTTCTTAGAAGAAAATGAGTTTATTGTTGATTTTGTTCCAACAGAATTAGGAAAAAAAATTTCTGAACTTTACATAGATCCATTATCTGCCAAATATATTATAGATGGATTAAAAGAGATGGAAAAAGAGGAAGATTTATATTATTTATATTTAGTTTCAAAAACCTTAGAGATGATGCCAAATTTAAGAGTTTATAGATCTGAAGAGTTTGATTTAATCAGTGAAATGGAATATTTTGGCATAAAAAACTTTGATATAGAAGATTTAGAGGCGTTTAAAACTGCTAAAATGCTTTATGATTGGATAAATGAAACTCCAGAAGAGAAAATTTTGAAGAAGTATAAGATTGAGCCAGGAATTTTAAGATACAAGGTAGAAAATGCTGTTTGGATTATGCACGCTTTAAAGGAAATAGCTAAGATACTAAATAAAAATACTGATATTCCTGAAAAGTTAGAGATAAGATTAGAATATGGAGCTAAAGAGGATATTATTGAGTTATTAAACATAAAATATATTGGAAGAGTTAGAGCAAGAAAATTATACAACGCTGGAATTAAATCTATTGATGATATAATAAATAATCCTTCAAAAGTTGCTCAAATTATTGGAGAAAAAATAACTAAAAAGATTTTAAATGAGTTGGGAGTTAAATATGAACAGCAAAAATTATTATAA
- a CDS encoding TatD family hydrolase — protein MDILKNLPVTDNHIHVDDVNGYGAIKVAKIFYNAGGKVMIVLNKPTFDGHLTRSMDILVRDVEKINKETPVKAFGLVGVHPAELTYLMKFMSLEEAKEKIINALNYAKKLVEENDFIVGIGEVGRPHYKVNDDVWKTSNEILKYCMSLAKDLDCAIQIHAESSTEEQFKEFSEMAKKVNLNPERVVKHHCGDMVVEGEKYGIFPSILASRVNENVVKKSLRFVMETDYIDDLKRPGVVLGIKTVPRVTRKLIEKDVLDEDKVYKIHKENIEKIYKIDLDL, from the coding sequence TTGGATATATTGAAAAATCTACCTGTTACAGATAACCATATTCACGTTGATGATGTAAATGGTTATGGGGCCATAAAAGTGGCTAAAATATTCTATAATGCTGGAGGAAAGGTAATGATAGTTTTAAATAAGCCAACATTTGATGGACATTTAACAAGATCAATGGATATTTTAGTTAGAGATGTAGAGAAAATAAATAAAGAGACTCCAGTTAAAGCCTTTGGATTAGTAGGAGTACATCCTGCTGAATTAACTTATCTAATGAAATTTATGAGTTTAGAGGAAGCAAAAGAAAAAATTATTAACGCTTTAAATTATGCAAAAAAACTTGTGGAAGAGAATGATTTTATTGTTGGTATTGGAGAAGTAGGGAGACCACATTATAAAGTTAATGATGATGTTTGGAAAACTTCAAATGAGATTTTAAAATATTGTATGTCTTTGGCAAAAGATTTAGACTGTGCTATTCAAATTCACGCTGAGAGTTCTACAGAAGAGCAATTTAAAGAATTTTCTGAAATGGCTAAAAAAGTTAATTTAAATCCTGAAAGGGTTGTGAAACATCACTGTGGAGATATGGTAGTAGAAGGAGAAAAGTATGGTATATTTCCATCAATTTTAGCTTCAAGAGTTAATGAGAATGTTGTTAAAAAATCTCTAAGATTTGTAATGGAAACTGACTACATAGATGATTTAAAGAGACCAGGAGTAGTTTTGGGGATAAAAACAGTTCCAAGAGTTACAAGAAAATTAATTGAAAAAGATGTCTTAGATGAAGATAAGGTTTATAAAATTCATAAAGAGAATATAGAAAAGATTTATAAGATTGATTTAGATCTTTAA